From the Oncorhynchus nerka isolate Pitt River linkage group LG20, Oner_Uvic_2.0, whole genome shotgun sequence genome, one window contains:
- the LOC115122634 gene encoding tyrosine-protein kinase HCK-like, which translates to MGCVGSKEQQDPSSKGVNDDTLSRTQPAHYVKDPTTGTKANRTISTGPTVPSDGPESIAIALYDYEGINDGDLGFKKGDKLKILQESGEWWRAQSISTGQEGFIPSNYVAIDSLETEEWFFKGVSRKDAERQLLASGNKMGSFMIRDSETTKGSYSLSVRDSDSQSGDTVKHYKIRTLDNGGFYISPRITFTTLQELVSHYKKLGDGLCQALTSPCLSPKPQKPWEKDAWEIPRESLKLDRRLGAGQFGEVWMATYNKHTKVAVKTMKPGTMSVEAFLDEANLMKALQHDKLVRLNAVVTKEEPIYIITEYMEKGSLLDFLKSDEGNRVQLPKLIDFSAQIAEGMAYIEQRNYIHRDLRAANILVSKALVCKIADFGLARIIEDNEYTAREGAKFPIKWTAPEAINYGSFTIKSDVWSFGILLTEIISYGRTPYPGMTNPEVIRSLERGYRMQRTDSCPQELYDVMLECWKNKPEDRPTFEYLQSVLEDFYTATESQYQQQP; encoded by the exons ATGGGCTGCGTGGGGTCCAAGGAGCAGCAGGATCCCAGCAGCAAAGGAGTGAATGATGACACTCTGAGCCGGACTCAGCCAGCCCACTATGTCAAAGACCCCACCACTGGGACCAAGGCT AATAGAACCATCTCCACTGGCCCTACAGTCCCCTCTGATG gtCCTGAGAGCATTGCTATCGCACTGTATGACTATGAGGGTATAAATGATGGAGACCTGGGCTTCAAGAAGGGAGACAAGCTTAAAATCTTACAGGA gtCTGGAGAATGGTGGAGAGCCCAGTCAATCAGCACAGGCCAGGAAGGCTTCATCCCCAGTAACTATGTAGCCATAGACAGCCTTGAAACCGAAGA GTGGTTCTTTAAAGGAGTGAGCAGGAAAGATGCAGAGAGGCAGCTGCTGGCCTCAGGAAACAAAATGGGATCGTTTATGATCCGTGACAGTGAGACCACCAAGG GCAGTTACTCCCTATCCGTGAGGGACAGTGATTCCCAATCAGGAGACACAGTCAAGCATTACAAGATCCGTACGCTGGACAACGGTGGCTTCTACATCTCCCCACGCATCACCTTCACCACTCTGCAGGAACTGGTCAGCCACTATAAAA AGCTGGGAGATGGTCTGTGCCAGGCCTTGACCAGCCCCTGTCTCAGTCCCAAGCCCCAGAAGCCCTGGGAGAAGGATGCCTGGGAGATTCCTCGGGAGTCTCTCAAACTGGACAGGAGGCTCGGGGCTGGCCAGTTCGGAGAAGTCTGGATGG CTACATACAACAAGCACACCAAGGTGGCAGTGAAGACTATGAAGCCTGGCACCATGTCGGTGGAGGCTTTCCTGGACGAGGCCAACCTGATGAAGGCCCTGCAGCACGACAAGCTGGTCCGTCTGAACGCTGTGGTTACCAAAGAGGAACCAATCTACATCATCACAGAGTACATGGAAAAGG gtagtTTGCTGGACTTCTTGAAGAGTGATGAAGGGAACCGTGTTCAGCTCCCCAAACTCATTGATTTCTCAGCGCAG ATTGCAGAAGGTATGGCCTACATTGAGCAGAGGAACTATATCCACCGGGACCTGCGAGCCGCCAACATACTGGTGTCCAAGGCTCTGGTGTGCAAGATTGCTGACTTTGGCCTCGCCCGAATCATTGAGGACAATGAGTACACAGCCAGGGAGG GAGCAAAGTTCCCCATCAAGTGGACGGCCCCAGAGGCAATCAACTACGGCTCCTTCACCATCAAATCAGACGTCTGGTCCTTTGGCATCCTACTGACAGAGATCATCAGCTATGGACGCACACCATATCCAG GGATGACGAACCCAGAAGTGATCCGCTCCCTGGAGAGAGGCTACCGAATGCAGCGCACCGACAGCTGTCCCCAGGAGCTCTATGACGTCATGTTGGAGTGCTGGAAGAACAAGCCCGAGGACCGGCCCACCTTTGAGTATCTTCAGAGCGTCCTGGAGGATTTCTACACTGCAACAGAGAGCCAGTACCAGCAACAGCCTTGA